aatagaagcaaggtaccaagaacttaccttcaattttcctcctcctaatgaccgaatactcaagagctttctcctctcctttctcttctctaactttcagctatgatgaacaaagatggacaaaactttgttcttttcatccctttttattttaataaaacttcatatttcatccatttaattctttaatacaaaagacatgaaattcttatcatgaaacatttacctaacccattatcatgaaacatttacctaacccattatcatggaacatttacctaacctattatcatgaaacatttacctaacctattatcaatttgtatcaatttgtaccataaattatggatatcaagtgtacattttgtctacaacaacatgatggctggccacttcatgtaaaatgggaggtttgtcatgcaaatcctcctattttgcactcctatttatttggccacttcaatttagcctatagcattttcaaacattttcatataggtcctatttcataatttcaccccctttttcttatggaacaaaaattaactaaaattgccgggttctatcttaagcttgggctttctagaggcccactaacataattaaacctatgccaacattcacaagattcccgaaaattggggcgttacaattcgcATGTTCGGATAAGTCCtcccctttctttttattttagatttgccccaaatttcctttatatttatttatctaaaaaatttatatacattgattttattttatcatttatttattcatatccttttatataaatttaaaactttagtttatttatttatttatttatttattttattattatcttattattattaaaatcatcatcattattattaatattattactcTTAAATTGTTTGACACcatatttatttatgtaatattagGTCTTTAGTTTCAAATTTTTAGtttgttattcttattatttgattattttatttctagcttgtttattttattttatttccattcCTCATATTCTCATTTACATTAACATACTTATTATCCTGTTTTGCACGCAAACACCGCACCAATTTTACATTTCATCGCAAAACCGCGTTACATTTTACGCGATGCATTTAAAGTTTCGTTTTTAAAATAAGCAATGCTCCatgtttttaaaattcaaaagatTGTTCCCTAACTtatggggtttcgattttcttaaTAAATTCGAACAAACGAacgttttttttaaataatctgGGGAATTACGAAAAGATCGTATTCTAACTTACGGAATATAATTTCTTTCTAAAACCGAGataaataaatatcttttaaaataaattcttcgACGTTTATTCGCGTATCGGGAATTTAagacattgtgtcctaacttacgggacgtAATTCTTTTTCTCGATTAACGTGAAATATACCATTTTCTCAAAaacaaattcaattaaataatattttaacaaaggatcgtatttttaaaatcttttcaaattctcaattctcgacactaagacattaattaatcaattaggtgccaattttgggcgttatgagggtgctaatccttcctcatacgtaatcgactcccgaactcgtttttctgaatttcgtagaccaaaatcatcattttaataaGAACttcttattaaaatgatcaaattacgaggtgatccgatcacacctcataaaaaaaggattggtggtgactcccatgTTTGTTTTCGTTTTAAAAATCACAGTCAAcccctttttcaaaaaaaaatgttTCGACATTATCAATTCCAAATACTTTATAACATCCTATTATAAGAATATgacatattaattttaaaatatttcctaattttttttattttattcaatttagtccctaaaaccaaaaTTACCATATTTTCCAAATTTGAGCCTCAATTTGAAAATCGACCTCAATTACATCCTTCAAAGACCCTCTATTGTCTATAATTACAGAAAATTCATaccaatttcaaaatatttttcaaaactaACACTTTAATCCTTATGTTCAAAACTAATAattttcactttacaaattagtcatgtTTCATATCTAAGTTTAGAATCTAACCATTAAACACCAAAAACTTCAAAAACTCATCAATGACAACTTTaaaaaacttaaacaattttgaAAAATGCTACTAGAGTTAACTAAATCAAACATATACTAtctgaaaaatataaaatttatgaaaaatggaATTTTAATTCATGCAAGGACCGGATAGCTTAAGACTTCATTAATGGTTTTCTAGGTTTTCCTTAGCTTAAAAGGTGGAAGAAAAAAAATGACAACTTTAAGTTGTTATTTATATCTTAATTAGttttttaattaatcaaaattaagttaATTAACCTATAAGCTTAATTAACATGTGATAGTGGATTACAATCGACATCCACACCCAAATTTTCAATTGGTCCTCCAATTAATTAAAAATCCAtaacaattaatttttatcattttataatttagtcattataccttaattaactatcgattaaaaaaattaatagaccAAATTTTAATTAgactttatactaacctcattcatattataataatatttacgaactcgcAAATCGAAAATAGAATTTCGGAACCACCGTTTTTGACACTACTAACTTTCGAGTTGTTGCACAACGTCTATGATTTCATTCTTCAAAGTTAAGGTTTATAACACCATAATAGTCTTAcaattttctatttctttttttaataatattattttaatctaAAAGATTATTCGAGCTAGGAAAAGTTAGAATTCTACATTTAATAGGaacaaatttaaattaatttaatgaaaAAATCACTCATATATTCCCTTCTGTTATTTACTCACAAGATAAGAATTTATAAGAAATAATTGTATAATAACATGTTATTGATTAAACCATAAGATAAAGTAAAATTCCTTTCTTCtcttgttatatttatttgtttgtttactctttaaaattaataataagacTTGATTTACTTTTATTCCTTTACTCCCACAATAACCTAGGGAAAAGTTAAAgcattgaaaattaaaatatataatctcatgtatactttatttttattaaaattttccaCTATATTATCATTCCTTTCAATATTCATTTTCCTATGAAGGAGAATACGCTATTAATCTAAATGGTTTAATCATCTAATAAGtaattcttttctaatttttcgagACTAATAATTAAATGAACAATCATTTATCCTTTTCTTAGAATTAAGGAAAACAGGCTTACTATTATTTGCCATTCTCACAAGCAttttatgattctcatgaattccaacaatataaatatttgatttataaGCTTAGCTTCCATCAACCCATTTTGTTGTTATTTAATACACAAACAAGCAAGCAAAAACACAAAGATGAGCCTTCAACACTTTAGCCATCAACATCCACTGGTGTCTAATGAAAGCCATGGCCACGAAATTGAAAAGGTGAAATGCTCAAGATGTGGGGAGTCAGTGTCAGGTTCCAGCTTTGGTTGTGCGGAGTGTGGGTTTTATCTACACAAGCAGTGTGCTGAGGCTCCTACAGAGATGAATCACCCTTTCCATCGCGACCACAACCTTAATCTTCTTGCAAGGAATCCATACAACGCCGGTACAGGTACCTGCGATTTCTGTGAAAAACCCTGTGAGAATTTTGTTTATCATTGTTCTTGCAATTTAAACTTTCACATCAAATGTGCATTATTTTCTCATAGCATTGCTGAGAAAGAAAATACAGAGTTTCAAGACATTTCCCGTATAGATCCATCGATCAATACAGGAAATGTTACTGAAGAACTCAAAAAAGCTCAATGTTTTGCTTGTTGGAAGCCATTATTAGATTATGTATACTTTTCTCCTAATTGTGGCTTTTACTTGCATTCAAAATGTGTTGATCTACCAACAGAAATCAATCACCTCTTTCACCAAGAACGTCCtctctttttacaatttaacaGTCAAAGACTCTCTTGCAAGATTTGTCAAAAACCCCAACGTCGGGGATTTGTTTATTGTTGTCCACCTTCCAAATTTGCCCTTCATATCCAATGTGCCACAATGCCTACCAAAATCAATCAACCTTTCCATCGCGAACACCCTCTTATTTTTCAATCTGTCGACGAATATCTTCCTTGTCAAATATGCCAAGAAACCACCAACCTTAATGATGTCGTGTATTTTTGTTCAATTTGCAAGTTTGTCCTTCATAGTAGGTGTGTGTCATCACCACCAACTATAGAAGATAAACTTCATCATGAACATCCATTTACCCTATTTCCAAGACAAGTCTCAGTTTGTGATGCTTGTGGCACTCTAGGGAATTATATTCCTTATATTTGTTCTACATGCggtatttttgtccataaaaattgcATTTCAGTGCCACGCGTCATCAAATTCTATCGGCATCAGCACCGCATTTCCCACACATATTTCCTGGACCAAAATGAATTTGAATCGTGGGAATGTAGATTTTGCTTGAAGGAGGTGAACGCAAAGCATGGGAGTTACTTTTGTTCTAAATGCAATTACATAGTCCATGTAAAGTGTGCAACAAATCACAGTCGTTTGTATTACGAGGTTGACTCTATAGAAACAGAAGAAGAGACGGACTCAAATGAACCTGTCGATTTGAGAGAAATTCATCCACATAACTCAATACTGAGTGGAGACATTAGGGATTTTAAACAATGCGACGGTTGCCTTCTACCCATCGATACTTCTTATTGTTATTGTTCACAGCTTCTACTACAGCGACAGCCGCCATTGCCGCCACGACAACCTCCACCGCAACGACAACCTCGACCGCAGCGACAGCCGCCACCGCTGCCTCGACAGCCTCCACTGCAGCGACAACCTCAACCGCAGCAACAGCCTCAACCGCCGCGACAGCTGCCACCGCCGCCGCGATAGCCTCCACCAATGCGACAACCTCCACAGCTGCAACAGCCGCCGCCACAGTGATAGCCTCAACCGCCGTGACAGCAGCCACCGTCGCCGTCGCTGTTGCAGTAGTCGTAGAGGCTGCCGCCATGGCATGTTTCTCTGTTTTCTCAAATTATTTAacttatttgtaatttttttctttcaatttatatATTTAGAGCAACTACGAAAACTACCTACAAAACCAACTCACTAAACCATGTATTGTTGGAACTAGATAATAAGTATCGATTATAGATATTGATCAGTTTTCTATACACTTACATATGTTCAAATATgtgttaaaacaaaaattttcaatactaatattttaaaaataaataacaaaaaatcCAAAGAATATAAAACAAGCAAATGCCAAACCTCAGGCTCTAATATACATTATGTTATTTTGCAACTATTAACAGCAtcataaattaaaagataaaactcATACAAAGAGAGCCATAATTGATAATTAGAATATAGACAAATTTTGAGGAAAAACATTCATAATGGGTTCACAAAGGAATACCATTGTCCATAAATTTCATCGTAGAAATTCATGTTTGTTTTACCTTCTAaactcatattttaattaattaacaaattAATATAATGAGAACTAAAACAATCACTTTTATTTACTTCAGgctatattttagtcatttatttttgaaatgttacgttttaattACTTACGTTAacttgttgtaacattttagttacTGAGCCGTTAATTATCGTTAACGATGTAACGGTAAGCTAACATGGTACGTTAAATCatcatattaaataaaaaaatttaggttaaattatacaattggtccccatattttctcattttgagcaatttaattttttttcttttacctttttttctttattttccattctcttctacTCCCTCCTCTATTTTCCTCCCTTCTCCATCTCTTTTAATGTAGTTTTTCTGTGTTTTCCATTTGATAAAATTAAtgggaaagaagaaaagaaaaagaaaaagaaaaaataaattgttcaaaaaaataaaaatatagagactaaTGGAAAGCATAGAAAAAGTACGTTGAAAAAGATggagaatggaaaataaagaacaaaaaacaaaaaaattaaaatacttaaaaataataataatatggggaccaattgtataatttaacctaaaacttttgtttgaaatgatgatttaatgtgaCGTCTGCTTACCGTTACACCGTTAACAGCTCAGTTACTAAAAGGTTACAACATATTAACCTAAGTGACTAAagcgtaacatttcaaacatatatGATTAAAATGTATCGtgaggtaaacaaaagtgactattatGATAATTTATCCCAATAAGAAATACAAATATAATGTAAAGTAATACTTTTTCTGTTCCAATAAAAAAAAGTGTTGGTAGCCATGCTTTATTAGATATCAATCAATGACTAGAAATAGATAGGCAAAAGCAAAATTACGGCTACTTTTCTTCATTGGGTCTCAAACAAATTGAGTTGAAGTGATTAACAAGTGATTCTTCCCATTATTTTCAAGTCTCATATTATTGGTATTAAGTTTTACATCAATTAACTCTAAGTATATGGCTATGGTTTCCAAGTTTAAGGGAGATTCAATCCCAGTTCCGAGAGAGGGATATATTTACAAACAATTACAATTTATTTGGATACGGGTGATCCAAACCCTGCTCAATTTAAGCATTACTTTAGATCCCAAGATTAGGGTTATAAATAGAAAATTCTGATGTTCATATATCATAGTTATAGTTGTTGGActtaaagtttaatttacaaAAATTGAGCAAGAacattgtaatagcccaattttaccCGGgctttaaataaaatgaaatagtcCCTTACAAGCccaaaaacaacaaaaaacagAAGCCCAAATCAAAAATAAAACCCTAAGACCTAGACAGCCCAAAACCtaaacagaaaaagaaaaaaccctAGCCCCTAGCCTAAGCGTCGCACCCTACCAACGCCGCTCCCCCACGTCAGCCACCAACTGCTCTGCCACCACCGCCCAACTGCTCCTGCAGAGAAGTGAAGCAcgcaaagaaaaaaataataataagtagcAATGAACAATGGTTGTAAATCGGGCTATAAAAGCCTCAAGAAAAATGTAAtgttttttatagattttgaatacaaacacagaaaattgaattaaaaaaatagagaaaaaattaaaaaaaaaacatagagaATCAATCAAAAATTCATAAAGGTGgttcttttgttcttttttttttttattttcattttaaacgaTTAAAAATGGTGTTTTTCATTTTGTGACTttacttgtttttattttaaagaaacaaacgaaaaagaaaaatgaaaagccGAAACCTTACCTTTTCGTTATGCCATCGTGAAAATGGGGGGCCGAGGTTACCATCTCCAATGAAAGATGGAGTTTTTGGACTAGGGGAGTCAAAAAGCCAAAGAAAATGGCCTTTTTGAAATTTCCGGCCACCGTGGACGGCGAAGCCGTCACCATTGACCGGCGGCCACCACAATGGCCGATGGCCGGACCCATGGCCAGATTAGAAACCCTAGCAGAGAAAAACAAATGTGCtttgaagtttttttttaaaactttggcagaaatgagttttttttttatttttttggcttTTACAAGCAaaggaaacgacgccgttttgaaaCTGTCAAAAAGGCCCCAAAACGATATCGTTTTAGACCAAACCCAGAATCCGACTCGAAGGATCGATGTGTTTTTAAATAAGGGTCTATTTACCCTTTCAATCCTTtcgtttttaaattttattttaattcagtcccatttcatttttttaattttaccctgaaattttaattttgtttcactTTTGCCCTTGTGAAATGATGCGTTTAGTGGGTCTAGGATTAATTTCCCAATTGGTCCTCCCACCTTTGTGCGCGTTTTATTTAGGCCTTTCAATCTGcccctttatttctttattttaaaatcCATCCCAAAATTTCGTCTAAATGGAAATTTAAtccttgtttatttattttgaaccCTTCCTTtgactattatttatttttatggtttctgttatattttatcattttatttatctattttattattatttcctttAAAAATGGGTTTGTTATTCGTATACATGGTACATtccttttgtttatttttttatttttttattatggcTATTAttactctttttttctttttcatttttttttgcttACTTATTTATTACcctttttcattaattttaaaattatttattattaattattttcataattagtattattattatcattattgtcattttcattattattatcatcctaTTATGCATTGTCTCTTTTATCACTATTTTATGCATTGAATTTAGATGCGTTCGTCAACTGATGTACCATTCCCGAATAAAATGCATATCAATTTAAAAGACGGTTTATTATTattcaaaaaagaaaattttcaaaataaggcaatgtttcgtatttggaaattcgagaagtcGTAccttaacttactgggtttcgatttttctcgtagAACCTAAATaactgaatatccttttaaaattaaagtacatgagttttaaataaaaataattaaaggcaAACTTATTCTCAAGAATACGAGTTGCCGTGTCCTAACTTAGGGGATATGACAATTTGTTACTTCGAGATAAGGAGGCgttttaacattttaatttactcgagtaattttaattgaaattaacattaatataaagagagatcgtattttaaattcttttcgagttttcaattttcgacaccaAGACATTAAGTAATCAAttagtaccaattttgggcgtaacgagggtgctaacccttcctcgtgcataaccgactcccgaacccattttcctgaattttgtagaccaaaatcattgttttagtaaatcaaaattatttaattgcgaggtgatccgatcacacctcataaaaaaggattggtggcgactcccatttccatttttggttttttttttcaaataaaaagtcaACCAAAAAAATGATTTCGACAAACATAATCTAtcgtttatttatattgaaaaggataacttaaatttcaaaaaagaCATGCTAGGGGGATGACTCTTCAAAGTTTCGTTCACCGAGTAGTCTACCAATCCTCTAACAATTGAAGGTATCACTTGAGCAATGGTTGTAGGTAAGTGGCCTATATGACTCAATTGGTGGTTCGAGTCTACCCCACATGCTAATGAGCTCCATAATTATTACACGCCCTATACCGGTACCTTTACCTTGAGTATTGCAGGTCTACCAACCTAGAAGCTCTCGGTTCTATGAACCAAACCCATAGGAAAGCTACTAAAAGCATGCTACTAAAGAATAATCCTTGCGATTGTTGGGGAACAAACCAACTGCACAGTGGACAACATTTCGAAGAGTTCCCAAACCATTCACCCGACCCAATTGCAAGAACACCACATTACTTAATTTGATACTTTATGTTTCTTCTTTCCCAAGGAACACGGCAGTAAGCACTGTCTGGGACTGCAACGAAAGCAATTTCATGCCCCTATTTGCACAAATAAGCTCTAAGCTAATGttatttcaaatgaaataaatatacatacatGCATGCATATTTAAATATATACTTAAAAAGGGATCCTTTACCTCATCCACTCCCATACCAATGACATTCTGGATTTTGAACTAGTTGAGGAAAGTGATACCAGAAATTGTGGATATAGTTCTGTCTAGCCATTAGATCATTCATGACCATATAAGTGTAACAACTCCATGGTcaaacaaaaagattggtggtggaTACTGAAGATTGGAAACAAGAGTGGTACATTATTAGCAGCGTAGTTAGAAACCATAGGCTTTTAAAGGGTGTCTTTGTTTGCTGCTGACTGTATGTAGTAGGTATCACCTAAATTTTAGTGTTAGACTGGGTACGTTAAACATTCAACATCGGtacttaattgaaaaaaaaaagttcaagcaCTAAATTGAACACTAAAATCAAACTCAAGTATCAAATACTATATTACccctgtcgtaaccatttttttgaaaaaaacgggaatcgacttaagttttgaaaatgaaaacgaataaaagagtcgccaccaatcttttttgatgaggtgtgatcgggtcacctcataaaagtggttgtttttaataaatggtttgatttatttaaacaacgattttggtccatgtaaatcaagaaaacaggttcgggagtcggttacgcacgaggaagggttagcaccctcgatacgcccaaaattggtacctagttgattaattagcgTCTTAGTATCGAAGATTGAAAATttgaaagactttgaaatacAATCCCTCTTCGAATTGATGCTAAAAGATGACCGAATAAGTTAAAACGGATGTTTAGGACTCCTTCATTCCGAAGTAATAAAACGTCacgcccagtaagttaggacacgacatttcaaactttgagaatgagcttgcctttatttgaaattcatgtattttgacctttttaaaaggatattcgactATTTAGtgtaaacgagaaaaatcgaaacccagtaagttaaggCACGATATCTCGAATTTCCAAATGCCGAATATTGTCTTTGTTAACAAAAATCTTAtcttaaggtaacaaaatgtcatacctgGTAAGTTAtttcgttatttaggttaaatgagaaaagtcgaaacccagtaagttagggcacgattgtctcgaattaccaaatacgggaTATTTACTTTTACGAAAGAATTATTTTGGGTCGGGTAAAGGATGATATAACGCGAATTAGTAAAAACGAAAAGAAATAAATCATGATGTTAACAAGCGTAATAATGAATTAGTATAAATGACAAAATGAAAGAAATGAGCAAGCTATGTAACTTAAGAAGAGAATAacagataaaaataataaagatgatgaaaataaaataaaaataaataaggatAATAAGAATAAAAAAGAAACTTAATAGTAAAccgataaataaataagtaaaatataaaatagtaaaataaaaataataatgttgaCAAAAAGGTAAAAATgtgttaataaaaaataatatgctAATAATGTgatagtaatgataataataatagtagtaaaaataagaataatataGTATTAATAAAGGTacaaaatgataataagtaaaaatgccaatgaaaataaaaaaaatagcaaTAGTAGAATAGTAATGTTCATGCGTAAATATAAATATAGGTATAATACATAAAACATAAACATAGAtataaagagaaaaataaaattagataaaataaatatagattaaaatataatagcaataatagcaataataataaatattgataataaataataataaaaagaataaaaataatagtaataaaaatagtgCTAATAGTCataatagtgataataataataatagcatgATAAATATAAGAATAGTAAAATAATGATGTTAATACCTAAACATAAATATAGATATAATACCTAAAATATAGTAATAACTAAGATACAAGTaggtaagaaaaataaatatataaatgaaaaataaataataagaaaacaaATATAGATGGAAgcataataatagtaatagtacaatagtaataaaaataataaaaaggtaaCAATAATATACTAAATAGTAAAGAAATAATAGTAacagtaattaaaataataataataataataataataatatattaaattaatcaatataaaatttaaaagtaaatatatatatatataaaatatacataagtaaataaataacgaaatgccaataataataaaaataaacaaaccaaAGATTAAAAAAATAGATAGAGAAACATATAAAAAGggttaaaaattgaaaataaaataaaacatataaaataatgataataataattacaaatagtaaaacataataataataataataataataataataataataataataataacagcaAGAATAAAAATAGTAATGATAATAgaagataataataatactataataaataatagattaaattaattaatttaattaaaatattaaaaaagactaaatcgaacCTAAAATAAAAGCTCAGGgccaatttgaaaataaatagagaaggaaaggactaaatcaagCGCGCAAACAAAGAAGAGGGACTAGATAAGAAATTAAACCCCTTTTTTAGGCCCTTTTCGAAGCATCAATGGGTAAGGGTCTGATTGAAAACTAAATAAAttaaaaggtaaaatttataaaaacgaaaataacaaaaaggacttaattg
The Gossypium arboreum isolate Shixiya-1 chromosome 10, ASM2569848v2, whole genome shotgun sequence genome window above contains:
- the LOC128282447 gene encoding uncharacterized protein LOC128282447 isoform X1, with the translated sequence MSLQHFSHQHPLVSNESHGHEIEKVKCSRCGESVSGSSFGCAECGFYLHKQCAEAPTEMNHPFHRDHNLNLLARNPYNAGTVPRVIKFYRHQHRISHTYFLDQNEFESWECRFCLKEVNAKHGSYFCSKCNYIVHVKCATNHSRLYYEVDSIETEEETDSNEPVDLREIHPHNSILSGDIRDFKQCDGCLLPIDTSYCYCSQLLLQRQPPLPPRQPPPQRQPRPQRQPPPLPRQPPLQRQPQPQQQPQPPRQLPPPPR
- the LOC128282447 gene encoding uncharacterized protein LOC128282447 isoform X2, with the protein product MSLQHFSHQHPLVSNESHGHEIEKVKCSRCGESVSGSSFGCAECGFYLHKQCAEAPTEMNHPFHRDHNLNLLARNPYNAGTASTTATAAIAATTTSTATTTSTAATAATAASTASTAATTSTAATASTAATAATAAAIASTNATTSTAATAAATVIASTAVTAATVAVAVAVVVEAAAMACFSVFSNYLTYL